CGCCGGCCGCGACGAGGTTGCGCTCGTAGCCGGTGCAGCGATACACGACTTGCTGCGTGCCGAGCCCGTAGGTGAAGCGGAAGAGTTGCGCGCGGCGCGGGAGCGCGCCCATGGTCACGCCGGGCGTCTCGCCGACGGGCGGCGCGGCCTCGTGCGGCAGCTCCAGAAAGTCGATCCGCGTGTGCGTGATGCGGCCGTTGGCGAAGGTGAGGTCGAGCGTCTTTTTCGCGAAACGGGCGACAATCGGACCATCGTGCGGATGATTGACGGCAAACAGCTCGACCGGGCCGCGGCGGCGATGGAAGAAGGCGACGAGACGCGCGAGCTCGGCGTGGGAAAAGGTGTTGAACTGGGCCTGCAGCACGCGGGCGTGCGGCTGCGGGTAGTAGGTGGTCGCTGGCGTGCGGCCCTCGCCGATCTGCTCGCGCTCGATTTCGTAGGAGACGCCGCCGGCGCGCACCTCGTCGGCCCAGTTGGGCGCGAAAGGGAACACCGGGCGGCCGGCGCCGTCGATTTCCTCGGCGGTGTCGTCAGCGGAGCGCGGAGCGAAGATGGCCGGGGCCGTATCCTCAAACTCGATCGACGCGCCGAGGAGGTTGCGGTTGAGCGCGACCGGGTCGGGCAGCTTTTTGAGCACACCGAGCAGGAGCGGGACACGCAGGGCGCGCTCGCTGAACGATGCGAGCTGCTCGGGCAACGGGTCCTCGTGCACCTCCCAAAGCGAGAGATCGCGCTCCATCGTGAGCCAGAGGCTGGTCTGCACGGGCGAGGGCGCGGCGAGGTTGACGCCGGCGATATAGATCGCGCCGTCGGGCGCGGTGAGGATGTTGCCGGCGGCATCGGTGTAGATGATGCGGCCGTCGACGAGCCGGTGCGCGAGCGGCCACAGCGGCATGAGCACGCGGGTGGACCCGAGCTGGCGCAGCGCGGCGCGGAAGGCCGCGCTCTCGTCGGCGCGCAGGAAGAGGGAGCACTTGAAGGAGGTGGCGCGCAGGGTGTGCGCCGCGGTTTCGCGCGACTCGATGCCGCCCAGGCTGCGCGTGATCGAGGCATTGGCCTCAAGCGTGAGCGCGGGTTTCTCCGCCGCCCAGTTTGCGAGGTAGGGCAGGAGAAAAACGTCTTCTCCTCGGAGGTTGGTCGGGATCATGGATGAATGGCGAATGGGGGGATCAGTGGCCGTAGAGTTCTATTTCGCCGAGGTCGGCGTTGGTGCTCGCTCCCCAGATCTGGGTGACGGTGATGCGGATGTATTGGCACGCCGTCGGCGTGATTGACTTATCGAGCGTGACCTGCTGCGCGGCGGTGGCGTTGGCGATGTCTCCATCCGCGCTGGTATAAACATCCGTCCAGTCCGACGCATCGCTGCTGACTTGCACGATGATGTTTCTCGCGAGCTGGTTGAACCCGCTGTTCCTCGAATAAAGCACGATGCGAGTGAATGTTTTCGTGGAGCCGAGATTCACCTGTATCCACTGGTTGCCCACGCCGCTCGAATTATACAGATTGCCGCCGCCGCCGCCCGCCCAGCCGCTGGCGTTGAAGGCTTGGTCGAAGCAACGAAAGGCTTGATTGACAGGGTTGGCGTCCCAAACCGAGGAAACCGTGATCACAAAAGGCGACGGGGCCGTGTTGCTCGTCATGGCCGGGGTGAGCAGCACTTCCTCCTCGTCCGCTGCCTCGAAGATCAGCTGCGTGCCGAGGTAGCGTTTGGCGATGCCCTGCGGGCCGAGCGTGATGCCGCTGTCGGTGTTGATGCGTTGCGTGCCGAGGAAAACGTCGGCGGCGCAGGCGAGGGCGGCGAGAAGGGAGGCAATTAATAAAATGCGTTTCATCGAGGGGGAAAATCAGTTGGTGGTGGTGAGAGTCAGTGGCCGTAGAGTCGGATTTCACCCAGGGACGCCGATCCGTTTTGGGTATGGTTCCCGGTGAAAACAAATTTGAGTTCCTGCGCTTGCAGTCCGGTGATGGCCGTGTCGAGAGTGGTGTCCCCGGCCGCGACGGGGGCGGCGGGATTATAGGTGCCAAAATAAGCCCACTCGTCGGTCGATGAGTTTCTATAATAAAGCTCGAACTCAGTTACATAATAGTTGGGCCAGTTGTATTCCACCCGCTGGTCGATTGCCAATCTCGTGACGGTGCGCACGGCGTCGAGACGAATCGACAACCAATGAGTGCCGGCGCTCAACACAGAGGACCAGCCATTGACGGCTTGCTGGTCGAACGCCCGCCAAGCAGCCCAATCGGACGCGTTAAATTGGCTGCTCGCTGCGACCACGAAGGGGGCCGGCGTGGTGTTGCTCGTCATGGCCGGGGTGAGCAGCACTTCCTCCTCAGCCGACGCTTCGAAGATCAACTGCGTGCCGAGGTAGCGTTTCGCGATGCCCTGCGGGCCGAGCGTGATGCCGCTGTCGGTGTTGATGCGCTGCGTGCCGAGGAAAACGTCGGCGGCGCAGGCGAGCGCGGAGAGGAGAGCGGCGATTATAAAAAGGCGCTTCATCGTGAATGTCAGTTGCCCGAGGTTCCCGTTGTCCAAAGCTGACCCTCGGCAGGCGGCCACACGTTGGCATTCACGAGGCTTCGCCAGACTGTGCCGCTGTATAAAACGAGAGCGCCGAGCGCGTAGGCGTCATGGCCTCCGGTTGGCTGCACCCACGCGGCGGGCGCGCCGTCCGGGCCGGGCGTTTGCTCCAGTTTCCAGAGCGCGGACACGCGCGGCGGCTCCCAGCCCGATTGCGTGATGTGCGATTGCATAACCGCGTAGGTCTGGCCGCCGTGCGTGCGCTTCGCGCCGACGGCAACGGTTTCGCCGGGCTGCCACTCGACGGTTTCGGTGCTCGCCAGTCGCGCGATCTGCTGCTCGGCCCTGGCTTTGCTTGCGGCCTGCGCGATCTCCACGGCTGGGATTTCCGTCACAATCGCGGCAATCTGCGTATCGCTCATGTTTGCCGCGATATAGACGGCGTTTGTATAGGCATCGGCACCGGCAATCTTCAACAGCTTCCCGGATTCGGGACGAACGACGCGCCCGTAGGCGGAGTCGTTTTTGATGGTGAACGCGCCGGCGGTGCAAAACGCAGCCAGCGCGAGGAGGGTGATGATTATTTTTTTCATGAGATTATTGCTCGAAAATGTTGTATTCCGTGTTCGAATCCTTGACGGGGATGGCGTCGTATTCCGCCTGCGTGCCATACCATTTCTTGATGATCGCGCCGCTGTTCTGGTCGGGCACGATATCGTAGAGCAGGTAGTTGACGTTGGTTTCCACCACATCAACCGCGTTCCACACCGCGTTGCCCGAAACCGGGTTGGAGCTGCCTTGGTCGACACTCTCGTCAATGGTTAACATGT
This genomic stretch from Termitidicoccus mucosus harbors:
- a CDS encoding discoidin domain-containing protein; translation: MKRLFIIAALLSALACAADVFLGTQRINTDSGITLGPQGIAKRYLGTQLIFEASAEEEVLLTPAMTSNTTPAPFVVAASSQFNASDWAAWRAFDQQAVNGWSSVLSAGTHWLSIRLDAVRTVTRLAIDQRVEYNWPNYYVTEFELYYRNSSTDEWAYFGTYNPAAPVAAGDTTLDTAITGLQAQELKFVFTGNHTQNGSASLGEIRLYGH
- a CDS encoding discoidin domain-containing protein is translated as MKRILLIASLLAALACAADVFLGTQRINTDSGITLGPQGIAKRYLGTQLIFEAADEEEVLLTPAMTSNTAPSPFVITVSSVWDANPVNQAFRCFDQAFNASGWAGGGGGNLYNSSGVGNQWIQVNLGSTKTFTRIVLYSRNSGFNQLARNIIVQVSSDASDWTDVYTSADGDIANATAAQQVTLDKSITPTACQYIRITVTQIWGASTNADLGEIELYGH
- a CDS encoding phage BR0599 family protein, whose protein sequence is MIPTNLRGEDVFLLPYLANWAAEKPALTLEANASITRSLGGIESRETAAHTLRATSFKCSLFLRADESAAFRAALRQLGSTRVLMPLWPLAHRLVDGRIIYTDAAGNILTAPDGAIYIAGVNLAAPSPVQTSLWLTMERDLSLWEVHEDPLPEQLASFSERALRVPLLLGVLKKLPDPVALNRNLLGASIEFEDTAPAIFAPRSADDTAEEIDGAGRPVFPFAPNWADEVRAGGVSYEIEREQIGEGRTPATTYYPQPHARVLQAQFNTFSHAELARLVAFFHRRRGPVELFAVNHPHDGPIVARFAKKTLDLTFANGRITHTRIDFLELPHEAAPPVGETPGVTMGALPRRAQLFRFTYGLGTQQVVYRCTGYERNLVAAGELYLAQKIEHGDITESLEPEQTKVKLTASAWEGNPLMLLDPPRLEGPLKLEILRCSPDENGLAETAQLRFAGRVGKPNFDGPKITCEVAHLLADLQNNVPDMIVQADCNLEFGSLVCGVLLSTWTFTGAVAAYDGAALALTGVVRAGGAAMELAAGWFARGRVEFGDGDGFQSRSILSSTALAGGSLTLTLSQPFDLPPAGTVKFYPACDGSPSRCQVFQNFQRYGGFPFVPVGNPALKPIKKDTSQGKK
- a CDS encoding carbohydrate-binding protein — protein: MKKIIITLLALAAFCTAGAFTIKNDSAYGRVVRPESGKLLKIAGADAYTNAVYIAANMSDTQIAAIVTEIPAVEIAQAASKARAEQQIARLASTETVEWQPGETVAVGAKRTHGGQTYAVMQSHITQSGWEPPRVSALWKLEQTPGPDGAPAAWVQPTGGHDAYALGALVLYSGTVWRSLVNANVWPPAEGQLWTTGTSGN